AAAACATCTCCGTCGGAATATTTTAGGGCATTTTCAATTAAATTTGTAACAACAAGTTCAATTAAAACCTGATCTGCATAAATTTTATATTCGCTATATTTTTTCTCTATATTTCTATTTTGCCACTCTTTTTTTTGATTCAGTACAATAGCATCAATAAGATTTGATAGGCTGAACACAGAGTATTTTAATTCAAATTTATTATTTTCAAGTTGGACAGCAAGTCTAAGACGATTTAGAAGTTCATCACTTCTTCTACCATTGCTAATAACTTTGTCTATAAATTTTAAATATGTCTCATCAATTCCAAGTTTTCCTAGCTCTTCTCGTAAAATTTGAGAATATCCAATTATTGAACTCATTGGATTTTTTAATTCATGAGAAATTGCACCAAGAAGCTTCTCTTGTTGATAATTTGCAAGTTTTAGTTTTGCATTAAATTTTCTCTTTTTTCGATTCAGTTTGTGAAGTCGATCAATTGTAAATTCTAATTTTTCTCCAATTGAACGAAACTCTATTGAAAAACTTAAATCAATGAATTGTCCATATTTCTTTTTACTAATTTTGTATAAGTATCTGTCAATTTTTTGCAACTCTATTTTTATATTCTTGACAAAACGATAAGCAAAAAGAAAGTAGATTGTTAAAATAAATACAAAAAATATAAAAATTTTGTTTTCGATTTCGCTTCGTAAATAGTCTGGATTATCTTTTAAATTTTCAAAATCTGCTGTTATCATATAATCTAAAAATATGTAACTGC
This is a stretch of genomic DNA from Thiovulum sp. ES. It encodes these proteins:
- a CDS encoding signal transduction histidine kinase (PFAM: Histidine kinase-, DNA gyrase B-, and HSP90-like ATPase; His Kinase A (phosphoacceptor) domain), translating into MKKDLYRILMLGSIFLVFFTIGSYIFLDYMITADFENLKDNPDYLRSEIENKIFIFFVFILTIYFLFAYRFVKNIKIELQKIDRYLYKISKKKYGQFIDLSFSIEFRSIGEKLEFTIDRLHKLNRKKRKFNAKLKLANYQQEKLLGAISHELKNPMSSIIGYSQILREELGKLGIDETYLKFIDKVISNGRRSDELLNRLRLAVQLENNKFELKYSVFSLSNLIDAIVLNQKKEWQNRNIEKKYSEYKIYADQVLIELVVTNLIENALKYSDGDVFVSIDEDHIRVQDFGIGIKDNDLSNVTKRFYRVNNNTHQQSMGLGLAIVSYILKLHNLALQIESEVGKGSVFSIDLTPVKHQELPQQLETISTPL